The following proteins are co-located in the Paenibacillus sp. FSL H8-0079 genome:
- a CDS encoding amino acid adenylation domain-containing protein yields MENVMLGYPLSPQQKRLHELNNNGLTSLVPNVIAVNIEGECSNGQIELAVKRIAEKYSTLRTSIDADPNYGVYLQKVDSETRSRFRTAYSEEPIQEQDIQGLIRKELGTWTGDYSLEAINVDLSERSKVLILAFDPQFSDIEPAIILEDVSQLIAAEVAPELLEEEVPYYAVSEWLNDLLTNDEHAEERSFWNNKRFDHVAKQLSMASGSGSPSVTMASFPVEGSPELWAELEKVAEKAGSTIDNVTLACWNLTLHLLGEDKELTVGVHTRGRQDEDLEKVVGALNRYVPLYSGWKEDDTLAQFFHRTTSEAKDSAEYADYFDFKMFGRSDSNQSVFSYGFESRDASSVVESGDNTFRVVYQSEQIEPVHLGLNIQQYPERRDIVLRYNEEAYTPTEIGYVAAIFTHICNNAYVNLAEPVSTNIIPDHLTVTLHSILQGEVREYATSTLVEMLDEQALKTPDQIAVVSGNTLLTFREIHEKSRQLAHYLQRTRNVGHGDVVGVSVERSPELVIALLSVLRAGAAYVPLDPDYPNERLSYIRENARIETVLLLNQNNERLNSLFANPVFLEEEGEVIANEPKDAPAIGVDARDIAYILYTSGSTGRPKGVKVSHQAISNHMHWMNNEFPLTGEDAVLQKTSINFDASVWEFYAPLTTGARLVLAEPDKHADPDYLLDIIHKERITTLQVVPTMLQALVEKETLSSAPLKRVFSGGERLGIPLQKAFFAGSNAQLINLYGPTEASIDTTYHICDQDNVHETIGRPIHNTNLLVLDSNLNLVPPGVAGELYISGKGLADGYVDEHLNDQAFLAHSYAPDNVMYKTGDRVRYFPNGHIEYIGRVDRQVKLRGYRIELGEIEKVLNEHPHVRLAAVKLLEKTESLLAAYVELDSTGEIKDVKQWISSALPEYMIPNVIQVLDHLPLLSNGKIDYHALPGVDVSSGAEYAAPTTTVEQIVAQIWRTVLKREQISIDENFFALGGHSLIATQVISGIRQQAGVNLPLRKIFDAPTIRELSEVIENLLLEANGYSTEGN; encoded by the coding sequence ATGGAAAATGTAATGCTGGGTTATCCCCTTTCACCACAACAGAAACGACTGCATGAACTGAATAATAATGGATTAACATCACTGGTCCCAAATGTAATTGCTGTTAACATCGAAGGTGAGTGCTCGAATGGTCAGATTGAATTAGCCGTGAAGAGAATAGCCGAGAAATACAGCACGCTCCGCACCTCCATTGATGCTGACCCCAATTATGGGGTGTATCTTCAGAAAGTCGATTCGGAGACCAGAAGTCGATTCCGTACTGCTTATTCAGAAGAACCGATTCAGGAACAGGATATCCAAGGGCTGATCCGAAAAGAGTTGGGTACATGGACAGGTGACTATTCGCTGGAAGCCATTAACGTGGATCTGTCCGAACGTTCCAAAGTATTGATTCTCGCCTTTGATCCACAGTTCTCGGATATTGAACCTGCCATTATACTTGAGGATGTATCACAATTAATCGCTGCCGAGGTAGCACCGGAACTATTGGAAGAAGAGGTCCCGTATTACGCTGTATCGGAGTGGTTGAATGACCTGCTGACCAATGATGAGCACGCGGAGGAAAGAAGTTTTTGGAATAATAAACGGTTCGATCATGTTGCCAAACAATTGTCCATGGCATCCGGTAGCGGGTCCCCGAGTGTTACGATGGCAAGTTTCCCTGTGGAAGGGTCACCAGAATTGTGGGCTGAACTTGAGAAGGTAGCGGAGAAGGCTGGAAGTACAATAGATAACGTTACGCTCGCCTGCTGGAATCTGACTTTGCATCTGCTGGGCGAGGATAAGGAATTAACGGTTGGCGTACATACGCGTGGCCGACAAGATGAGGATTTGGAGAAAGTTGTCGGTGCATTGAATCGATACGTACCTCTGTACTCCGGTTGGAAAGAGGATGATACGCTGGCTCAGTTTTTCCATAGAACGACGAGTGAAGCGAAAGATAGTGCGGAATATGCAGATTATTTTGACTTCAAAATGTTTGGCAGATCGGATTCGAACCAGTCTGTGTTCTCTTATGGATTCGAGAGTCGGGATGCATCATCCGTGGTGGAATCAGGAGATAACACGTTCCGGGTCGTGTATCAGTCGGAACAGATTGAACCGGTTCACCTTGGTTTGAATATCCAACAATATCCAGAACGTAGGGACATCGTTCTTCGATATAACGAGGAAGCGTACACTCCGACAGAGATTGGCTACGTGGCGGCTATATTTACACATATTTGCAACAATGCCTATGTGAATCTGGCTGAACCCGTATCGACCAATATCATCCCTGATCATCTGACAGTTACATTGCATTCGATTCTTCAAGGAGAGGTTCGGGAATATGCCACATCGACATTGGTAGAGATGCTGGACGAACAAGCCTTGAAGACGCCAGATCAGATTGCGGTTGTATCTGGTAACACTCTGCTTACGTTCCGGGAAATCCATGAGAAGTCCAGACAGCTTGCCCACTATCTGCAGCGGACAAGAAATGTCGGACATGGAGATGTAGTCGGCGTAAGCGTGGAGAGATCTCCTGAGCTGGTGATAGCCCTTCTGTCGGTACTTCGAGCGGGTGCGGCTTATGTACCGCTTGATCCGGATTATCCGAATGAGCGATTGTCCTATATCCGTGAGAATGCCCGCATTGAGACGGTGCTGTTGTTGAATCAAAACAATGAACGGCTCAACTCCCTTTTTGCCAATCCTGTATTCCTTGAAGAAGAAGGCGAGGTAATTGCGAACGAGCCCAAGGACGCACCGGCAATCGGAGTAGATGCCAGAGATATCGCCTATATCCTCTATACTTCCGGTTCCACAGGCAGACCCAAAGGGGTCAAAGTGTCACATCAGGCCATCAGCAACCATATGCATTGGATGAACAATGAATTTCCATTGACCGGAGAAGACGCTGTATTGCAGAAAACATCAATTAATTTCGATGCATCCGTATGGGAATTCTATGCACCGCTCACTACGGGCGCAAGGCTGGTTCTTGCTGAACCGGACAAGCATGCGGATCCCGACTATCTGCTCGACATTATTCATAAAGAACGGATTACGACGTTACAGGTTGTACCTACCATGCTTCAGGCTCTGGTGGAAAAAGAAACCCTCTCTTCAGCACCGTTAAAAAGGGTGTTCAGTGGTGGAGAAAGATTGGGAATTCCGCTTCAGAAGGCTTTCTTTGCCGGATCCAATGCGCAGTTGATTAACTTGTACGGCCCAACGGAGGCAAGTATTGATACGACTTATCATATCTGTGACCAAGATAACGTTCATGAAACGATCGGCAGACCCATTCATAATACCAATCTGCTCGTACTGGACTCGAACCTGAATCTTGTTCCGCCAGGTGTTGCCGGAGAGTTATATATCAGCGGAAAGGGTCTGGCAGATGGATATGTGGACGAACATTTAAATGACCAGGCTTTCCTGGCACATTCTTATGCGCCGGACAACGTGATGTACAAAACCGGAGACAGGGTCCGTTATTTCCCGAATGGTCATATCGAATACATTGGCAGGGTTGACCGACAGGTGAAGTTAAGAGGTTACCGGATCGAACTCGGCGAGATCGAGAAGGTTCTGAACGAACACCCTCATGTGCGACTTGCAGCAGTGAAGCTGCTAGAGAAGACAGAATCGTTGCTGGCTGCCTATGTAGAGCTGGATAGCACTGGAGAGATTAAGGATGTCAAACAGTGGATTTCGTCCGCGCTTCCCGAATATATGATTCCTAACGTCATCCAAGTGCTAGACCATTTACCGCTGCTGAGCAATGGAAAAATTGATTATCACGCTCTACCGGGCGTAGATGTAAGTTCCGGGGCAGAATATGCCGCACCAACGACAACCGTTGAGCAGATTGTTGCGCAGATCTGGAGAACGGTATTGAAGCGGGAGCAGATTAGTATTGATGAGAATTTCTTTGCGCTTGGAGGGCATTCCCTTATTGCAACGCAGGTTATCTCTGGAATCAGACAACAGGCAGGTGTCAATCTGCCGCTACGTAAAATATTTGATGCGCCTACCATTCGTGAATTGTCCGAAGTGATTGAGAATCTGTTATTGGAAGCGAATGGATATTCTACGGAGGGTAATTAA